One window from the genome of candidate division WOR-3 bacterium encodes:
- the pyk gene encoding pyruvate kinase — protein MRKTKIIATIGPASEDKEIIKEMVKSGLNIARLNFSHKTQEEAEITFRNLRKVAPSIGIMMDTQGPEVRLGKVKENTELQSGKIVEIVKEEILGDENRLSVDYPSLLNQLEKGDTILIADGKIELKVEEVKESVKCRVIYGGRISSKKSVNVPGKDIGLSAPTPKDLENIEFGAEIGFDFVAVSFVKSADDIRKIKKILENKNSIMQVIAKIEHIKAIENFDEILKVSDAIMIARGDLGVEVPPSDVPLLQKTIIRKCLEEEKPVIVATQMLASMTESPRATRAEVSDVANAVEDGADAVMLSEETAIGKYPIKAVQFMAETVEKMENYLRGRIPEALKSKKCEIADIIAKSVWQASKDLKAKYIIAHTSSGYTARKIAKFRPDTDILAFTDKEEIMRQLNLIWGVTPFLGEFHNHVDEMICSSADFLYKKKLVDKDDIVILTAGEPVAIPGTTNMLEIRSIGSLLEQRKTLFGGK, from the coding sequence ATGAGAAAAACCAAGATAATTGCCACAATTGGGCCTGCTTCAGAAGATAAAGAGATAATAAAAGAAATGGTAAAGAGCGGTCTTAATATAGCAAGACTAAATTTCTCCCATAAGACCCAAGAAGAGGCAGAAATAACCTTCCGAAATTTAAGAAAAGTTGCCCCTTCTATAGGAATAATGATGGACACTCAAGGACCGGAAGTTAGACTCGGAAAAGTAAAGGAAAACACAGAGTTACAGAGTGGTAAAATAGTAGAAATTGTTAAAGAAGAAATCTTAGGAGATGAAAATAGACTTTCTGTAGATTACCCATCCCTTTTAAACCAATTAGAAAAAGGTGATACGATTCTAATAGCTGATGGGAAAATAGAACTTAAAGTAGAGGAAGTTAAAGAGTCTGTAAAATGCAGAGTCATTTATGGGGGAAGAATCTCCTCAAAAAAATCTGTTAATGTTCCCGGTAAAGACATAGGGCTTTCTGCTCCAACACCAAAAGACCTTGAAAACATTGAATTTGGCGCAGAGATAGGATTTGATTTCGTAGCAGTCTCTTTTGTTAAAAGTGCAGACGATATAAGGAAAATAAAAAAGATTTTGGAAAATAAAAACTCCATTATGCAAGTTATTGCAAAAATAGAACACATAAAGGCAATAGAAAATTTCGATGAGATCTTAAAAGTCTCAGATGCAATTATGATAGCAAGAGGAGACCTTGGAGTAGAAGTTCCTCCATCAGATGTTCCTCTCCTTCAGAAAACAATAATAAGAAAATGTTTAGAAGAGGAAAAACCTGTAATTGTGGCAACACAGATGTTAGCTTCTATGACAGAAAGTCCAAGAGCAACAAGGGCAGAAGTTTCAGACGTAGCAAATGCTGTTGAAGATGGAGCTGATGCAGTAATGCTTTCGGAAGAAACTGCTATTGGAAAATATCCAATAAAAGCTGTCCAATTTATGGCAGAAACTGTAGAAAAAATGGAAAATTACTTACGAGGAAGAATCCCAGAGGCTTTAAAGTCTAAAAAATGTGAAATAGCTGATATCATTGCAAAAAGTGTATGGCAAGCATCCAAAGACCTTAAAGCCAAATATATTATTGCTCATACTTCTTCAGGATATACTGCAAGGAAAATTGCGAAATTTAGACCAGATACTGATATTCTTGCATTTACAGATAAAGAAGAGATTATGAGACAATTGAATCTAATTTGGGGCGTTACACCTTTCTTAGGAGAATTCCATAACCACGTGGATGAAATGATCTGTTCCTCTGCTGATTTTCTTTACAAAAAAAAGTTAGTTGATAAAGATGACATTGTCATTTTAACAGCGGGAGAACCTGTTGCAATTCCAGGAACAACAAATATGCTTGAAATCAGAAGCATAGGCTCTCTTTTGGAACAGAGAAAAACTCTTTTTGGTGGAAAATAA
- a CDS encoding DUF4382 domain-containing protein, translating to MKKVVLSLIGILLVIGCGENEGWVRIWLIDSPPPQDVEAIYLRIFGVGVRNLGGDAITVDANINEYDIVMGTLGGMGIVIAVDKIKPGNYTSILIALTEIHLVRRNGELDTLILSEGSPLKYEIPQDFTIYKDKITQIFIDFDASKSINWETQPYTLTPIFRAFEGSTLGAIRGKVTDSTGAPIKFAVCKAVNSTDTFTTLSTPDSGKYYLIAKKGTYNITSYLEGYTSDTSYSVEIGDSTLKGYNFVLRKEY from the coding sequence ATGAAAAAGGTTGTTTTAAGCTTGATTGGGATTTTATTAGTTATTGGATGCGGAGAGAATGAAGGATGGGTTAGAATATGGTTAATAGATTCTCCACCTCCTCAAGATGTAGAAGCAATATATTTAAGAATTTTTGGAGTTGGTGTTAGAAATTTGGGAGGTGATGCAATAACGGTTGATGCTAATATTAACGAATATGACATTGTAATGGGAACTCTTGGAGGGATGGGTATAGTAATTGCTGTGGATAAGATTAAACCGGGGAACTATACTTCCATTCTTATTGCTCTTACGGAGATTCATCTTGTAAGGAGAAATGGGGAATTGGATACTTTAATTCTCTCAGAAGGAAGTCCATTGAAATATGAGATACCTCAGGATTTCACCATATACAAGGATAAAATTACCCAAATTTTTATTGATTTTGATGCCTCAAAATCAATAAATTGGGAAACTCAACCATATACATTAACACCAATTTTTAGGGCTTTTGAAGGCTCTACTTTAGGAGCTATTAGGGGAAAAGTTACAGATTCTACGGGAGCGCCTATAAAATTTGCTGTTTGTAAAGCGGTAAATTCTACAGACACTTTTACTACTTTATCTACTCCAGATTCAGGTAAATATTATCTTATCGCTAAAAAAGGAACATATAATATTACGAGCTATCTTGAAGGTTATACCTCTGATACTTCTTATAGTGTGGAAATTGGAGACTCTACTCTTAAGGGATATAACTTTGTTCTAAGGAAAGAGTATTGA
- a CDS encoding methylated-DNA--[protein]-cysteine S-methyltransferase codes for MENKPINDFFCSLFQSPIGEILIFWEKEGIFEVSFIKKDSEKRISCLTNSGYKIKFKTSPIDSQLKEYFEGRRKFFLAPLILNGTPYQKRVWEETLKIPYGETCSYIELARRIGNPMGSRSVGTALKLNHLSIIIPCHRVIRNSGELGSYTGGSFRKRWLLMHEYKHK; via the coding sequence GTGGAAAATAAACCTATAAATGATTTTTTTTGTAGTTTATTTCAATCCCCAATAGGGGAAATTTTAATCTTTTGGGAAAAGGAAGGAATTTTTGAAGTTAGTTTTATAAAAAAAGACTCTGAAAAGAGAATTTCGTGTTTAACAAATAGTGGATATAAGATCAAGTTTAAGACTTCTCCTATTGATTCTCAATTAAAAGAATATTTTGAGGGAAGGAGAAAATTTTTTTTAGCTCCTTTAATCTTAAATGGCACACCTTATCAAAAAAGAGTTTGGGAAGAAACCCTAAAAATTCCTTATGGAGAGACTTGCTCTTACATAGAATTAGCAAGAAGAATTGGAAATCCTATGGGTTCTCGTAGTGTGGGGACTGCTCTCAAACTTAACCATTTAAGTATAATTATCCCCTGTCATCGTGTAATTAGAAACTCGGGAGAATTAGGAAGTTATACTGGAGGAAGCTTTAGAAAAAGATGGTTACTTATGCATGAGTATAAGCATAAATAA
- the infB gene encoding translation initiation factor IF-2, producing MIKKKEQKMRVHSLAKDLGLSNKELLDLLEKEGIKVKSALSSITEGEAKKIKDKLKKKKKEKTEKGKKDKEKEKIEEEPLEKKEKAITKEEKIIKVKEVNPIRELSKMMNLSPSDIITACLKLGLQVNINQNLDFDTTSLIAEEFGYKAELSQLQKVDIAKKEEKVYNIQRRPPVVTVMGHVDHGKTTLLDYIRKTQVAKLEIGGITQKIGAYNVTYNNHRITFIDTPGHEAFTSMRARGANVTDIVVLVVAANEGVKAQTIEAINHAKAANVPIIVALNKIDLPTANPNKVLAELAEHKVVAHEYGGEVLAVKISALKGEGIDELLEAIILQAEDLNLKAPVDCPGRGVILETQIMRGIGNVATVIVKEGQIKIGDYFVAGETSGRVRLILDENNRKLKVADVSSAVLISQFDSLPKTGDIFEVVKDQKTARELIENRKFSEEVRKEKVKVSLSDLYQKMKEDKKQVLKLVVKGEDAGSVDALVKLLESLPKDKIQIKIIHSGIGPITESDVDLASVSEAIIIGFKVKPYPNVDEEARKKFVEIKTYDVIFDIAQDIRKAMLGLLEPEIEEVKCGEAEI from the coding sequence ATGATAAAAAAGAAAGAACAGAAGATGAGGGTTCACAGTCTAGCAAAAGACTTAGGGCTCTCTAATAAAGAACTTCTCGATTTATTGGAAAAAGAGGGTATTAAGGTAAAGTCTGCGCTTTCTTCAATTACAGAGGGAGAGGCTAAGAAAATAAAAGACAAACTTAAAAAGAAAAAAAAGGAGAAAACGGAGAAAGGGAAGAAGGATAAAGAGAAAGAGAAAATAGAAGAAGAACCTTTAGAGAAGAAAGAAAAAGCGATAACAAAAGAAGAGAAAATAATAAAGGTTAAAGAGGTAAATCCCATTAGAGAATTATCTAAAATGATGAATCTCTCTCCATCTGATATAATAACTGCCTGTTTAAAACTTGGACTTCAAGTGAACATAAACCAAAATTTGGATTTTGATACAACTTCTCTTATAGCAGAGGAATTTGGATATAAAGCGGAGCTATCCCAGCTTCAAAAGGTTGATATTGCGAAGAAAGAAGAGAAAGTTTACAATATTCAAAGGCGCCCTCCTGTTGTGACTGTTATGGGCCATGTGGACCATGGGAAGACTACATTACTTGACTATATTAGAAAGACTCAGGTAGCCAAGCTTGAAATTGGTGGTATAACTCAGAAAATAGGTGCATATAATGTAACTTATAATAATCATAGAATAACATTTATTGACACTCCTGGTCATGAGGCTTTTACTTCAATGAGAGCTAGAGGGGCTAATGTTACAGATATAGTTGTTCTGGTTGTTGCGGCAAATGAAGGAGTGAAAGCTCAAACCATAGAGGCAATAAATCATGCAAAAGCTGCTAATGTTCCGATCATTGTTGCTTTAAACAAGATAGATCTTCCCACAGCAAATCCGAATAAAGTCTTAGCTGAGCTTGCGGAGCATAAAGTAGTAGCTCATGAATATGGAGGAGAAGTCCTTGCAGTAAAAATCTCGGCTCTAAAAGGAGAAGGAATAGATGAATTATTAGAAGCGATTATTCTTCAGGCTGAGGATTTAAATCTTAAAGCCCCTGTTGATTGTCCTGGAAGAGGTGTAATTTTAGAAACACAGATTATGAGAGGGATTGGGAACGTAGCTACAGTGATTGTTAAGGAAGGTCAAATAAAAATTGGAGACTATTTCGTGGCAGGAGAAACTTCAGGGAGAGTTCGGTTAATCTTAGATGAGAATAATAGAAAATTGAAGGTCGCAGATGTTTCTTCTGCAGTTCTAATTTCGCAGTTTGATTCTTTGCCAAAGACTGGGGATATTTTTGAAGTTGTAAAAGATCAAAAAACTGCAAGAGAGCTCATCGAGAATAGAAAGTTTTCTGAAGAGGTGCGAAAAGAAAAAGTAAAAGTGAGTCTTTCAGACTTATATCAAAAAATGAAGGAGGATAAAAAACAAGTTCTGAAATTAGTTGTAAAGGGAGAAGATGCTGGTTCTGTAGATGCTCTTGTAAAGCTTCTTGAGAGTCTACCAAAAGATAAAATTCAAATTAAAATAATACATTCAGGTATTGGTCCTATTACTGAGAGTGATGTAGATCTTGCAAGTGTATCTGAAGCTATAATAATTGGTTTTAAAGTAAAGCCATATCCGAATGTGGATGAAGAGGCAAGAAAAAAATTTGTTGAGATAAAGACTTATGATGTAATTTTTGATATTGCTCAAGATATTAGAAAAGCTATGCTTGGTCTGCTTGAACCTGAGATTGAAGAGGTAAAATGTGGAGAAGCGGAGATTA
- the lysA gene encoding diaminopimelate decarboxylase has product MFEEISNALKRINTPFYIYDTRVIYEKIKTLRESFSGSVELFFAVKANSSIAILRFLNKHNIGAEVVSPGEIFIALKAGIPSYKILYDSLARKEEEILFAIRKGIRFFNFESIGQAKLLEKCAKKTKQKLFVFARINPGIFPKTHSHLSTGSSWSKFGIPIKDINKIVEVVKDFEHIELLGLHCHIGSQILTPEPYLKSLKKIENSIKILNKEGLAIKYVNLGGGFGVPYKEGEKTFSPISLTEKYKEFSKKYGIKIFLELGRFFVAEAGFIITSIIDVKEREGKPLYVVDSGMNDNPRPAIYDAYHHIEPLFKKEGKRYLSRVVGPICENSDEFGTYSLPKLKEGDLLIIYNCGAYTRTMASNYNGRPFPPEYLYNGKKLKKIRKGQRLRELIKNERF; this is encoded by the coding sequence ATGTTTGAGGAAATTTCAAACGCGTTGAAGAGAATTAACACACCTTTTTATATTTATGATACCAGAGTAATTTATGAAAAAATTAAAACTTTAAGAGAAAGTTTCTCTGGAAGTGTTGAACTTTTCTTTGCGGTGAAAGCAAACTCTTCCATTGCAATTTTAAGATTTCTCAATAAACATAATATAGGAGCAGAAGTTGTTTCTCCAGGAGAAATTTTTATAGCTTTAAAAGCAGGAATCCCTTCATATAAGATCCTCTATGACAGCCTTGCAAGAAAAGAAGAAGAAATACTTTTCGCTATTAGGAAAGGTATCAGATTTTTCAACTTTGAGTCTATTGGGCAAGCTAAACTTCTTGAAAAATGTGCCAAAAAGACAAAACAAAAACTCTTTGTTTTTGCAAGAATCAATCCTGGAATATTTCCAAAAACTCACTCCCATCTTTCCACTGGATCCTCTTGGAGTAAATTTGGGATTCCAATAAAAGATATTAACAAAATTGTTGAAGTTGTAAAAGATTTTGAACATATTGAGCTTCTTGGGTTACATTGTCACATAGGCTCTCAGATTCTTACCCCTGAACCTTACCTAAAGAGTCTTAAAAAGATTGAAAACTCTATAAAAATTCTAAATAAAGAAGGATTAGCAATAAAATATGTAAATCTTGGTGGTGGTTTTGGAGTTCCATATAAAGAAGGAGAAAAAACTTTTTCTCCTATTTCATTAACAGAGAAATATAAAGAATTCTCGAAAAAGTATGGAATCAAAATATTTCTTGAGTTAGGAAGATTTTTTGTTGCAGAGGCTGGATTTATTATTACAAGTATAATAGACGTAAAAGAAAGAGAAGGCAAACCCCTTTACGTGGTAGATTCTGGAATGAATGATAATCCAAGACCTGCCATCTATGATGCCTATCATCACATAGAACCTCTTTTCAAAAAAGAGGGGAAGAGATACCTCTCCAGAGTTGTGGGACCTATTTGTGAAAATTCTGATGAATTTGGAACTTATTCTCTACCTAAACTTAAAGAGGGAGATCTACTTATAATTTACAATTGTGGAGCTTATACAAGAACAATGGCTTCAAATTATAATGGTAGGCCTTTTCCCCCCGAGTATTTGTATAATGGTAAAAAATTAAAAAAGATTAGAAAAGGACAAAGATTAAGAGAACTAATTAAAAACGAAAGATTTTAA
- the nusA gene encoding transcription termination factor NusA: protein MINKGIVAMLSELAAERDLEKDFVLETLKESLITAARKKYGRAENLECEISEASGSIRLYLKKVVKENVTDPLTEISLAEARKVKPTIEVGAIFKQEIPVDEFGRNAINIVKNTLIQKIKTNEKEMLYEKYKNRAGELVSGTVSRVYPTGAYIKIGDIEAFLPKEEQIPNERLKRGAQIKALIKKITQTPDEGDEERIRIKGPIIYLSRIQPEFIARLLEFEIPEILHSKVEIKDIARKPGVRAKVSVYSENEKVDAVGSCVGHKGSRIRSIVKELAGEKVDVVHWKKDKAKYAEKALSPVKVIEAKKIGKNKVLCVVPDEELTGAIGKLGENVALASELIHAKIDIKGVSEYRREKEKEEKGKITVDELDISDHLKDILKKEGLNTAYDILSKSDEELSNIKGIGKKKLETIHKALHSILNKE, encoded by the coding sequence ATGATAAATAAAGGTATTGTTGCAATGCTATCAGAGTTAGCAGCAGAAAGAGATTTAGAAAAAGACTTTGTCCTTGAAACTTTGAAGGAAAGTCTAATTACTGCTGCAAGAAAAAAATATGGAAGAGCCGAAAATCTTGAATGTGAAATCTCAGAAGCTTCTGGAAGCATAAGACTTTATCTTAAGAAGGTGGTAAAAGAAAATGTTACAGATCCTTTAACAGAGATTTCTCTCGCTGAAGCTCGAAAGGTTAAGCCCACAATAGAAGTGGGAGCAATTTTTAAACAAGAAATTCCCGTTGATGAATTTGGAAGAAACGCAATAAACATTGTAAAAAATACTTTAATTCAAAAGATTAAAACGAATGAAAAGGAAATGCTTTACGAGAAATATAAGAATAGGGCAGGAGAACTAGTCTCCGGAACTGTTTCCAGGGTTTATCCAACTGGAGCTTATATTAAGATTGGTGATATTGAAGCTTTTTTGCCAAAAGAAGAGCAAATTCCCAATGAGAGATTGAAAAGAGGAGCTCAAATAAAAGCTCTTATTAAAAAGATCACTCAGACTCCAGATGAAGGAGACGAAGAGAGAATTAGAATAAAAGGTCCTATAATATATTTATCCAGAATACAGCCAGAGTTTATAGCTAGATTGCTTGAATTTGAAATTCCTGAAATTCTACATTCAAAAGTGGAAATCAAAGATATAGCGAGAAAGCCAGGAGTGAGAGCTAAAGTCTCTGTTTACTCGGAAAATGAAAAAGTTGATGCTGTTGGTTCTTGTGTAGGACACAAAGGAAGTAGGATAAGGTCAATAGTAAAGGAGCTTGCCGGAGAAAAGGTAGATGTCGTTCATTGGAAGAAGGATAAGGCAAAATATGCCGAGAAAGCTCTCTCTCCAGTGAAAGTTATTGAAGCAAAGAAAATAGGTAAAAACAAAGTTCTATGCGTGGTTCCAGATGAAGAATTGACAGGAGCTATTGGGAAGTTGGGAGAGAATGTGGCTTTAGCCTCGGAACTTATTCATGCCAAGATTGATATAAAAGGAGTAAGCGAATATAGAAGAGAAAAGGAGAAAGAGGAAAAGGGTAAAATAACGGTTGATGAATTAGATATAAGTGACCATCTAAAGGATATTCTTAAAAAAGAGGGACTTAACACAGCTTATGATATTTTATCAAAGAGTGATGAGGAACTATCAAACATTAAAGGGATTGGAAAGAAAAAATTAGAAACTATTCATAAAGCCTTACACAGTATTCTCAATAAGGAATGA
- the alaS gene encoding alanine--tRNA ligase: protein MWDSNKLVKEFLKFFEERGHRIVESSPLVPNDKTLLFTSAGMVQFKPLWSGEVPLEFKRAASVQKCLRLSDLTEVGKTFFHDTFFEMLGNFSFGDYFKEETISWGWEFLTKVLKIPEERLYVSVHTEDSEAYEIWKEKIKVPENKIIKRDDNFWGPAGGKGPCGPDTEIFYDMGEEFGDCKFDGECHRYIELWNHVFPQYDEREDGRHPLKNRGVDTGMGLERLAMVMQGKPSIFETDLFFPIIEKIEELTNVKYKEAKEVFHIVADHSRALVFAISEGVYPGNTGRGYVLRRLVRRALTGLRKINVEEPILNKLVPTVTYIMKNRYPYLKEKIDQVTLIIKREEENFINTLSSGISILTQLINDAKEKRLGKIDGKDVFRLYDTYGFPPDLTKEIAEEENLTIDEEGFHKEMEKQRERAREKHIFLAEEKAEWEIVNEGSSIFVGYEKEEISTEILAFRKGEKNFELILKETPFYGESGGQVGDTGIIEGLGWKLTVENTIPSNLGNIHLGKLEGSFNISQVKAIIDVERRNAIRRNHTTTHILHKVLKKVLGDWVHQEGSYVGPDRFRFDFTHPEPLRKEEIKLIEEEVNKIIFKEMEVKTEILPLKEAINRGAIALFTEEYGETVRMVSIGDFSKELCGGTHLHNTIEAGLFKIISEGSVASGIRRIEGITGLSTYKWIKETEEIVEEIEFLLDVERKNLPKRIEKIMATIKEQRKEIERRDEEAIELKFKELLKIISDLGNYKLIATQVEGNREFLRKLGEKLRKSMPNGIGLLTSKIDSSFFAILFVGEDLKDKLNAAELLKEVCKIAEGSGGGNRERAEGGGKNAQKIPEMLNKFKEILKKEIK from the coding sequence ATGTGGGATTCTAATAAATTAGTTAAAGAATTTCTTAAGTTTTTTGAAGAAAGGGGGCATAGAATAGTTGAATCATCTCCTCTTGTGCCTAATGACAAAACCCTTCTCTTCACCTCAGCGGGAATGGTTCAATTTAAACCTTTATGGTCAGGAGAAGTTCCTCTTGAGTTTAAAAGAGCCGCCTCTGTCCAAAAATGTCTTCGCTTATCAGACTTAACCGAAGTTGGTAAAACATTCTTCCATGATACTTTTTTTGAGATGTTAGGAAATTTCTCCTTTGGAGATTACTTTAAAGAAGAGACCATCTCTTGGGGATGGGAATTTCTAACAAAAGTCTTAAAAATTCCAGAGGAAAGACTCTATGTCTCTGTTCATACTGAAGATAGTGAGGCTTATGAAATATGGAAAGAGAAAATTAAAGTTCCAGAAAATAAAATAATAAAAAGGGATGACAACTTCTGGGGCCCTGCGGGAGGAAAAGGTCCCTGTGGACCAGACACAGAAATTTTCTACGATATGGGAGAAGAATTTGGAGATTGCAAATTTGATGGAGAATGTCATAGATATATTGAACTCTGGAATCATGTTTTTCCTCAATACGATGAGAGAGAAGATGGAAGGCACCCACTAAAAAATAGAGGTGTAGATACAGGGATGGGTTTAGAAAGGCTTGCTATGGTAATGCAAGGCAAACCCTCTATATTTGAAACAGATTTGTTTTTTCCAATAATAGAAAAAATAGAAGAACTCACAAATGTAAAATATAAAGAAGCGAAAGAAGTCTTCCATATAGTTGCTGATCATTCAAGAGCTCTTGTCTTTGCAATAAGTGAAGGAGTATATCCTGGGAATACAGGCAGAGGATATGTTTTAAGAAGGTTAGTTCGTAGAGCATTAACAGGATTAAGAAAAATAAATGTAGAAGAGCCTATTCTGAATAAACTTGTCCCAACCGTTACCTATATAATGAAAAATAGATATCCTTATCTTAAAGAAAAGATAGACCAAGTAACCCTAATTATAAAACGGGAAGAAGAGAATTTCATAAACACACTTTCTTCTGGAATTTCAATATTAACTCAGCTTATTAATGATGCAAAAGAAAAGAGGCTTGGAAAAATCGATGGGAAAGATGTCTTTAGATTATACGACACCTATGGTTTTCCTCCAGATTTAACCAAAGAAATTGCAGAAGAGGAAAATCTCACAATAGATGAAGAAGGCTTCCATAAAGAAATGGAGAAACAAAGGGAGAGAGCTCGTGAGAAACACATCTTTTTAGCAGAAGAAAAAGCAGAATGGGAAATAGTAAATGAAGGAAGTTCTATCTTCGTAGGATACGAAAAAGAAGAAATTTCAACCGAAATTTTAGCTTTTAGAAAAGGAGAAAAAAACTTTGAATTAATTTTAAAAGAGACTCCTTTTTATGGGGAATCAGGAGGACAGGTTGGAGATACAGGAATAATAGAAGGATTAGGATGGAAACTAACCGTTGAAAATACTATTCCTTCAAACTTAGGTAATATTCATTTGGGAAAACTTGAAGGCTCTTTCAATATTTCACAAGTAAAAGCAATAATTGATGTAGAAAGACGAAATGCAATAAGAAGGAACCATACTACGACTCATATTCTTCACAAAGTTCTAAAGAAGGTCCTTGGTGATTGGGTGCATCAGGAAGGTTCATACGTAGGCCCAGATCGATTCCGTTTTGACTTCACTCATCCTGAACCCTTAAGAAAAGAAGAAATAAAATTAATAGAAGAAGAAGTTAATAAAATAATATTCAAAGAAATGGAAGTAAAAACAGAAATTTTACCCTTAAAGGAAGCGATTAATAGAGGAGCTATTGCTCTATTTACTGAAGAATATGGAGAGACTGTAAGAATGGTCTCTATCGGTGACTTCTCAAAAGAACTATGTGGTGGGACCCATCTCCACAACACAATAGAAGCAGGTTTATTTAAGATTATTTCCGAAGGAAGCGTAGCTTCAGGAATAAGAAGAATAGAAGGAATAACTGGTTTATCCACCTATAAATGGATAAAAGAAACCGAAGAAATAGTTGAAGAGATAGAATTTCTTCTTGATGTGGAAAGAAAAAATCTCCCCAAAAGAATTGAAAAAATAATGGCTACAATTAAGGAGCAGAGAAAAGAAATAGAAAGAAGGGACGAAGAAGCTATTGAATTAAAGTTCAAAGAGCTATTAAAAATTATCAGTGATCTTGGAAATTATAAGTTAATAGCCACTCAAGTTGAAGGGAATAGAGAATTTTTAAGAAAACTAGGGGAAAAATTAAGAAAAAGTATGCCTAATGGAATAGGGTTACTCACAAGCAAAATTGATTCTTCATTTTTCGCCATATTATTTGTTGGAGAAGATTTAAAAGACAAACTTAATGCTGCTGAACTCTTAAAAGAGGTCTGCAAAATTGCGGAAGGAAGTGGTGGCGGAAATAGAGAACGCGCAGAAGGAGGAGGAAAAAACGCTCAAAAAATCCCTGAAATGTTAAATAAATTTAAAGAAATTCTTAAAAAGGAAATTAAATGA
- a CDS encoding geranylgeranylglyceryl/heptaprenylglyceryl phosphate synthase, which yields MKIYEKILYKKKKKEVIIAALLDPDSEKLEKLEDKIKLIEKSSIDFILVGGSTSWNSNFEKLTTKVKSLASIPVIIFPGSAEQISSSADAILFLSLLSGRNPRYLIEEQVKAASILKRMKIEVIPTGYILIDGGKKTSVELISGTKPIPQENIEKIVDTAYAAELLGMKLVYLECGSGARRTAEENLIREVKANIKIPLVVGGGIKSREEIEKKHKAGADLIVIGNALEKDPTILLK from the coding sequence ATGAAAATTTATGAAAAAATTCTCTATAAAAAGAAAAAAAAAGAAGTTATTATAGCCGCCCTTCTTGATCCTGATAGTGAGAAGCTTGAAAAACTTGAAGATAAAATAAAACTTATAGAAAAAAGCTCTATTGATTTTATCTTGGTGGGTGGAAGCACCAGCTGGAACAGTAACTTTGAGAAATTGACCACTAAGGTTAAGTCTTTAGCTTCAATACCTGTTATTATTTTTCCCGGGTCTGCAGAACAAATCTCTTCTTCAGCTGATGCTATTTTATTTCTTTCTCTTTTAAGCGGAAGAAATCCAAGATACTTAATTGAAGAACAGGTAAAAGCTGCCTCTATTTTAAAAAGGATGAAAATAGAAGTTATACCAACAGGCTACATTTTAATCGATGGAGGGAAGAAAACAAGTGTTGAACTTATATCCGGGACAAAACCAATTCCTCAAGAGAATATAGAAAAAATTGTAGATACCGCTTATGCAGCTGAACTTCTTGGGATGAAATTAGTTTATCTTGAATGTGGAAGTGGAGCAAGAAGAACCGCAGAAGAAAACCTAATAAGGGAAGTTAAGGCTAATATTAAGATTCCTCTTGTGGTAGGAGGTGGAATCAAAAGTAGAGAAGAAATAGAGAAAAAACATAAAGCAGGTGCAGACCTAATTGTTATAGGAAACGCTCTTGAAAAAGATCCAACAATCTTACTTAAATAA